A window from Gossypium raimondii isolate GPD5lz chromosome 7, ASM2569854v1, whole genome shotgun sequence encodes these proteins:
- the LOC105798249 gene encoding succinate--CoA ligase [ADP-forming] subunit beta, mitochondrial, which yields MRGLMNKLVSRSLSVAGKWQQQQLRRLNIHEYQGADLMNKYGINVPKGVAVSSIDEVKEAVKSAFPNENELVVKSQILAGGRGLGTFQNGFKGGVHIVKADQIEDIAGKMLGQILVTKQTGPQGKVVSKVYLCEKLSLVNEMYFAITLDRKTAGPLIIACSKGGTSIEDLAEKYPDMIIKVPVDVFKGITDEDAARVVDGLAPKVADRNDSIEQVKKLYKLFCERDCTLLEINPLAETASNQLVAADAKLNFDDNAAFRQKEIFALRDPSQEDPREVAAAKADLNYIGLDGEIGCMVNGAGLAMATMDIIKLHGGTPANFLDVGGNASEGQVVEAFKILTSDDKVKAILVNIFGGIMKCDVIASGIVNAAKHVALKVPVVVRLEGTNVDQGKRILKESGMTLITAEDLDDAAEKAVKAASK from the exons ATGAGAGGATTAATGAACAAGCTAGTGTCCCGCTCTCTCTCTGTCGCCGGCAAATGGCAGCAACAGCAGCTCCGCCGTCTCAACATTCACGAATatcag GGTGCTGACTTGATGAACAAATATGGAATTAACGTGCCGAAAGGAGTTGCGGTTTCTTCCATCGATGAAGTTAAAGAAGCAGTCAAATCTGCCTTCCCCAATGAAAATGAG TTGGTGGTTAAAAGTCAAATTTTGGCTGGTGGAAGAGGCTTGGGAACATTCCAAAATGGTTTTAAGGGTGGAGTTCACATCGTTAAGGCTGACCAGATTGAAGATATTGCTG GGAAGATGCTTGGCCAGATACTTGTTACCAAACAAACTGGCCCCCAAGGCAAAGTTGTCAGCAAG GTTTACCTGTGTGAAAAATTGTCACTAGTGAATGAGATGTACTTTGCTATCACTCTGGATCGTAAAACTGCGGGTCCG CTTATAATTGCCTGCAGCAAGGGAGGAACCAGCATTGAAGACCTTGCAGAGAAATATCCTGATATGATTATTAAG GTACCTGTTGATGTCTTCAAAGGAATTACTGATGAAGATGCTGCCAGGGTTGTTGATGGTTTGGCTCCCAAGGTTGCCGATAGAAATGATTCTATTGAACAAGTGAAGAAACTATATAAGCTTTTCTGTGAACGTGATTGCACGTTGTTGGAA ATCAATCCTCTTGCTGAGACTGCTAGCAACCAATTAGTAGCTGCTGATGCAAAGTTGAACTTTGATGATAATGCTGCCTTTCGTCAAAAGGAGATATTTGCTCTCCGTGATCCATCACAAGAGGATCCTCGGGAG GTTGCTGCTGCCAAAGCTGATTTAAATTACATTGGGTTAGATGGAGAAATTGGTTGCATGGTGAATGGTGCAGGGTTGGCGATGGCTACAATGgatataattaaattgcatgGAGGAACTCCTGCCAATTTTCTGGATGTAGGTGGAAATGCTTCTGAAGGTCAG GTGGTTGAGGCATTTAAGATTTTGACTTCTGATGATAAAGTGAAAGCCATTTTGGTGAATATATTTGGAGGAATAATGAAATGTGATGTGATAGCAAGTGGGATCGTCAATGCTGCCAAACAT GTGGCCCTAAAAGTTCCTGTGGTGGTCCGTCTTGAAGGTACCAATGTTGACCAAGGAAAGCGGATTTTGAAG GAAAGCGGAATGACACTAATTACAGCAGAAGATTTGGATGATGCTGCAGAGAAAGCCGTTAAGGCAGCCAGCAAATGA
- the LOC105798235 gene encoding long-chain-alcohol oxidase FAO2 isoform X1 — translation MEIGNHETGDAHPLLRGGRRKTTYTHGFSSAQIQSLAAICEALIPPLPLDSAHQASSLDAFYKASGAEPPLPDEVAEMMVKRVVEPRVLSFVKVVLTVISFRLGALLLCGWDCCDWKWPFIHKFSELPVERREKILMKWSSNGHHRLPLRAVFALIKTYCLFIFFSMLLKFVSQTDEKSENPSWKAIGYNVDKRQKRVSSPHGRKGIIETMHEDDSTFVQSLTEKGLQVTEDPDHNVFNIKCDVVIVGSGCGGGVAAAVLASSGQKVVVIEKGNYFATTDYTSLEGPSMSELYEYGGFLTTTNGKFMIMAGSTVGGGSAINWSASIKTPNNVLKEWSLDHKIPLFGSSEYENAMDAVYQRLGVTENCTEEGLQNQVLRKGCENLGLKVEAVPRNSPEDHYCGSCNLGCRTGDKKGTATTWLVDAQGYGAVILTACKADRLMLVNNNEDARRRKKCLGVVATSLNKNLTKKLQFEAKTTISACGSLLTPPLMISSGLKNPNIGRNLHLHPALVAWGYFPEDETGIKGKSYEGGIITSFNRIVSEESNNVHAIIQAPALGPASFAAISPWVSGRELKERMVRYPRLAHLFTLIRDQGSGEVMEEGKIKYRLSEVDKENLKIGLRQVLRVLIAAGAVEVGTHRSDGQRIKCKGLTEESLQEFLDNVPVVGGLSSKDEYWTLYLTAHQIGSCRMGATEEEGAVDENGQSWEAEGLFVCDASVLPTAIGVNPMITIQSTSYCISNKIAQLLKKE, via the exons ATGGAAATCGGAAACCATGAAACCGGTGATGCTCATCCTTTGCTGAGAGGCGGTAGGAGAAAAACTACATACACCCATGGTTTCTCTTCAGCTCAAATCCAATCACTTGCTGCCATCTGTGAAGCTTTAATCCCTCCCCTCCCACTTGATTCAGCCCACCAGGCTTCTTCCCTTGATGCTTTCTACAAAGCTTCTGGGGCTGAGCCTCCACTTCCTGATGAG GTAGCAGAGATGATGGTGAAGAGGGTGGTTGAACCCAGGGTACTCTCGTTTGTGAAAGTAGTATTGACAGTTATATCGTTTAGATTGGGCGCATTGTTGCTTTGCGGGTGGGATTGCTGTGACTGGAAATGGCCATTCATTCACAAGTTTTCGGAACTGCCAgtggagagaagagaaaaaatacTAATGAAATGGTCAAGCAATGGCCATCATCGCTTACCTCTAAGAGCTGTTTTTGCATTGATCAAAACTTACTGCTTGTTCATCTTTTTCTCCATG CTTTTGAAATTTGTGTCTCAGACTGATGAAAAATCAGAGAACCCATCATGGAAAGCAATAGGATACAACGTAGACAAGCGGCAGAAAAGGGTATCTTCTCCTCATGGGCGAAAGGGTATTATAGAAACAATGCACGAAGATGACTCCACCTTCGTCCAATCCCTCACTGAAAAAGGCCTTCAAGTCACGGAAGATCCAGATCACAACGTCTTCAACATCAAATGTGATGTAGTGATTGTTGGGTCTGGTTGCGGTGGAGGGGTTGCTGCGGCAGTTCTTGCAAGCTCAGGCCAGAAAGTGGTTGTTATTGAGAAAGGCAACTATTTTGCAACTACAGATTATACTTCTCTAGAAGGTCCCTCTATGTCAGAGCTTTATGAGTACGGAGGCTTTTTGACAACCACCAACGGGAAATTTATGATCATGGCTGGCTCAACAGTTGGAGGGGGTTCCGCTATTAATTGGTCTGCATCAATCAAGACGCCCAACAACGTGCTCAAAGAGTGGTCCCTGGATCATAAAATTCCACTCTTTGGTAGCTCTGAATACGAAAATGCGATGGATGCCGTGTACCAGAGGCTCGGTGTTACAGAAAATTGTACGGAAGAAGGGTTACAAAATCAAGTTCTTAGAAAAGGGTGTGAGAATCTTGGGTTGAAAGTGGAAGCAGTTCCGAGGAATTCGCCGGAGGATCATTACTGTGGTTCCTGCAATCTTGGGTGTAGAACAGGAGACAAGAAAGGAACTGCTACCACTTGGCTGGTTGATGCGCAGGGTTATGGTGCAGTGATCCTGACAGCATGCAAAGCTGATAGGCTTATGTTGGTGAATAACAATGAGGATGcgaggagaagaaagaaatgcCTGGGTGTGGTTGCGACGTCTTTGAACAAAAATCTGACCAAGAAGCTGCAATTTGAGGCTAAAACAACGATTTCAGCATGTGGATCTCTACTGACTCCTCCTTTGATGATATCTAGTGGGTTAAAAAACCCAAATATTGGCAGGAACCTTCATTTGCACCCAGCGCTAGTAGCTTGGGGATACTTTCCAGAAGATGAAACAGGGATCAAAGGCAAAAGCTACGAGGGCGGAATCATAACTTCATTCAACAGGATTGTTTCAGAAGAATCCAATAATGTCCATGCAATCATCCAAGCTCCTGCACTAGGACCAGCATCGTTCGCAGCCATATCTCCATGGGTTTCAGGAAGGGAGCTGAAGGAAAGAATGGTGAGGTATCCAAGATTGGCTCACCTTTTCACGCTGATAAGAGACCAGGGTTCAGGAGAAGTAATGGAAGAAGGGAAGATCAAGTATCGGTTGAGTGAAGTGGATAAAGAAAATCTAAAGATTGGGTTGAGACAGGTGTTAAGGGTTCTGATTGCAGCTGGGGCAGTGGAAGTGGGAACCCATCGAAGCGATGGCCAGAGAATTAAATGCAAAGGTCTTACAGAAGAAAGTTTGCAGGAGTTTTTGGATAACGTTCCCGTGGTAGGAGGGCTCAGTTCCAAGGATGAGTATTGGACCCTCTATCTTACAGCTCATCAGATAGGAAGTTGTAGAATGGGCGCAACCGAGGAAGAGGGTGCTGTGGATGAGAATGGTCAGAGTTGGGAAGCTGAAGGATTGTTTGTTTGCGATGCTAGTGTCCTGCCAACTGCAATTGGAGTCAATCCCATGATCACCATACAATCCACCTCCTACTGCATTTCCAACAAGATTGCACAATTGTTGAAGAAGGAATAA
- the LOC105798235 gene encoding long-chain-alcohol oxidase FAO2 isoform X2: MEIGNHETGDAHPLLRGGRRKTTYTHGFSSAQIQSLAAICEALIPPLPLDSAHQASSLDAFYKASGAEPPLPDEVAEMMVKRVVEPRVLSFVKVVLTVISFRLGALLLCGWDCCDWKWPFIHKFSELPVERREKILMKWSSNGHHRLPLRAVFALIKTYCLFIFFSMTDEKSENPSWKAIGYNVDKRQKRVSSPHGRKGIIETMHEDDSTFVQSLTEKGLQVTEDPDHNVFNIKCDVVIVGSGCGGGVAAAVLASSGQKVVVIEKGNYFATTDYTSLEGPSMSELYEYGGFLTTTNGKFMIMAGSTVGGGSAINWSASIKTPNNVLKEWSLDHKIPLFGSSEYENAMDAVYQRLGVTENCTEEGLQNQVLRKGCENLGLKVEAVPRNSPEDHYCGSCNLGCRTGDKKGTATTWLVDAQGYGAVILTACKADRLMLVNNNEDARRRKKCLGVVATSLNKNLTKKLQFEAKTTISACGSLLTPPLMISSGLKNPNIGRNLHLHPALVAWGYFPEDETGIKGKSYEGGIITSFNRIVSEESNNVHAIIQAPALGPASFAAISPWVSGRELKERMVRYPRLAHLFTLIRDQGSGEVMEEGKIKYRLSEVDKENLKIGLRQVLRVLIAAGAVEVGTHRSDGQRIKCKGLTEESLQEFLDNVPVVGGLSSKDEYWTLYLTAHQIGSCRMGATEEEGAVDENGQSWEAEGLFVCDASVLPTAIGVNPMITIQSTSYCISNKIAQLLKKE; encoded by the exons ATGGAAATCGGAAACCATGAAACCGGTGATGCTCATCCTTTGCTGAGAGGCGGTAGGAGAAAAACTACATACACCCATGGTTTCTCTTCAGCTCAAATCCAATCACTTGCTGCCATCTGTGAAGCTTTAATCCCTCCCCTCCCACTTGATTCAGCCCACCAGGCTTCTTCCCTTGATGCTTTCTACAAAGCTTCTGGGGCTGAGCCTCCACTTCCTGATGAG GTAGCAGAGATGATGGTGAAGAGGGTGGTTGAACCCAGGGTACTCTCGTTTGTGAAAGTAGTATTGACAGTTATATCGTTTAGATTGGGCGCATTGTTGCTTTGCGGGTGGGATTGCTGTGACTGGAAATGGCCATTCATTCACAAGTTTTCGGAACTGCCAgtggagagaagagaaaaaatacTAATGAAATGGTCAAGCAATGGCCATCATCGCTTACCTCTAAGAGCTGTTTTTGCATTGATCAAAACTTACTGCTTGTTCATCTTTTTCTCCATG ACTGATGAAAAATCAGAGAACCCATCATGGAAAGCAATAGGATACAACGTAGACAAGCGGCAGAAAAGGGTATCTTCTCCTCATGGGCGAAAGGGTATTATAGAAACAATGCACGAAGATGACTCCACCTTCGTCCAATCCCTCACTGAAAAAGGCCTTCAAGTCACGGAAGATCCAGATCACAACGTCTTCAACATCAAATGTGATGTAGTGATTGTTGGGTCTGGTTGCGGTGGAGGGGTTGCTGCGGCAGTTCTTGCAAGCTCAGGCCAGAAAGTGGTTGTTATTGAGAAAGGCAACTATTTTGCAACTACAGATTATACTTCTCTAGAAGGTCCCTCTATGTCAGAGCTTTATGAGTACGGAGGCTTTTTGACAACCACCAACGGGAAATTTATGATCATGGCTGGCTCAACAGTTGGAGGGGGTTCCGCTATTAATTGGTCTGCATCAATCAAGACGCCCAACAACGTGCTCAAAGAGTGGTCCCTGGATCATAAAATTCCACTCTTTGGTAGCTCTGAATACGAAAATGCGATGGATGCCGTGTACCAGAGGCTCGGTGTTACAGAAAATTGTACGGAAGAAGGGTTACAAAATCAAGTTCTTAGAAAAGGGTGTGAGAATCTTGGGTTGAAAGTGGAAGCAGTTCCGAGGAATTCGCCGGAGGATCATTACTGTGGTTCCTGCAATCTTGGGTGTAGAACAGGAGACAAGAAAGGAACTGCTACCACTTGGCTGGTTGATGCGCAGGGTTATGGTGCAGTGATCCTGACAGCATGCAAAGCTGATAGGCTTATGTTGGTGAATAACAATGAGGATGcgaggagaagaaagaaatgcCTGGGTGTGGTTGCGACGTCTTTGAACAAAAATCTGACCAAGAAGCTGCAATTTGAGGCTAAAACAACGATTTCAGCATGTGGATCTCTACTGACTCCTCCTTTGATGATATCTAGTGGGTTAAAAAACCCAAATATTGGCAGGAACCTTCATTTGCACCCAGCGCTAGTAGCTTGGGGATACTTTCCAGAAGATGAAACAGGGATCAAAGGCAAAAGCTACGAGGGCGGAATCATAACTTCATTCAACAGGATTGTTTCAGAAGAATCCAATAATGTCCATGCAATCATCCAAGCTCCTGCACTAGGACCAGCATCGTTCGCAGCCATATCTCCATGGGTTTCAGGAAGGGAGCTGAAGGAAAGAATGGTGAGGTATCCAAGATTGGCTCACCTTTTCACGCTGATAAGAGACCAGGGTTCAGGAGAAGTAATGGAAGAAGGGAAGATCAAGTATCGGTTGAGTGAAGTGGATAAAGAAAATCTAAAGATTGGGTTGAGACAGGTGTTAAGGGTTCTGATTGCAGCTGGGGCAGTGGAAGTGGGAACCCATCGAAGCGATGGCCAGAGAATTAAATGCAAAGGTCTTACAGAAGAAAGTTTGCAGGAGTTTTTGGATAACGTTCCCGTGGTAGGAGGGCTCAGTTCCAAGGATGAGTATTGGACCCTCTATCTTACAGCTCATCAGATAGGAAGTTGTAGAATGGGCGCAACCGAGGAAGAGGGTGCTGTGGATGAGAATGGTCAGAGTTGGGAAGCTGAAGGATTGTTTGTTTGCGATGCTAGTGTCCTGCCAACTGCAATTGGAGTCAATCCCATGATCACCATACAATCCACCTCCTACTGCATTTCCAACAAGATTGCACAATTGTTGAAGAAGGAATAA